The DNA segment CGGCGATCAGGAAGCACTTCCCTGATGATTCGATCCTCGCAGAAGAGAGTGGTTCCGAGGAAACCGGCTCTCGATATAGGTGGATTGTCGATCCTCTTGACGGCACTACGAATTACGCCCACGGTTATCCAGTCTGGTGTGTGTCTATCGCAATTGAGTTGGATCGAGAGATTGTCGGTGGCGTGATTTACAATCCGAATCTCGATGAGATGTTCTACGCGCAACGTGGGAGAGGAGCGTTCAGAAATCAACGGCGCATTCATGTAAGCATGCAGTCGAAGCTCGCAGATTCGCTGCTTGCAACCGGCTTCCCGTATGACATCGGGACGTCCAAAGTCGACAACCTGAAGCATTTCGGCCGGTTGTACAAGCTGTCGCGCGGCGTGCGGCGTGGCGGGTCGGCTGCGATGGATATCGCCTACACAGCGGCGGGGATATTCGATGGATTCTGGGAATTGAAGCTCTCTCCCTGGGATACAGCCGCGGGGAAGATCATCGCTGAGGAAGCTGGCGCAAAGATCACCGATTTC comes from the Candidatus Zixiibacteriota bacterium genome and includes:
- a CDS encoding inositol monophosphatase, whose amino-acid sequence is MNKRTTIAKTIAYDAGQVLLRGFRKTLTIQHKGAVDLVTNMDLKSEKMIHTAIRKHFPDDSILAEESGSEETGSRYRWIVDPLDGTTNYAHGYPVWCVSIAIELDREIVGGVIYNPNLDEMFYAQRGRGAFRNQRRIHVSMQSKLADSLLATGFPYDIGTSKVDNLKHFGRLYKLSRGVRRGGSAAMDIAYTAAGIFDGFWELKLSPWDTAAGKIIAEEAGAKITDFAGNAYDIFEKEIVCANRKLLKQILRILQL